GTCTTCCCGATCCTGATCCCGCCGCTGCGGGCGCGCCGCGCCGACGTCGCCGACCTCGCGCGTCGCTTCGTCGCCCGCTTCGCGGCGGAAGAGGGCAAGCGCATCCGCGGCCTCAGCTCCGAGGCGGTCGCGCTGCTCGCGGCCTACGATTGGCCGGGCAACGTGCGCCAGCTCGAGAACGCAGTGTTCCGCGCCGTCGTCCTCGCCGACCATGACGAGCTCGGCGTCGCCGAGTTCCCGCAGATCGCCGCGCAGGTCGACGGCTTCGACGTCCGCATCCCACCGCTCGCCGCGATGATGACGCCGCCGCCGCGCGCCGAGCGCGAGGTCGTTCGGGTCGAGGTCCGCGATCCCAACGTGCTGGCGCTCCTCGACGAGAGCGGCGATGTCCGCACGATCGAATCGATCGAGGCCGAGACGATCCGCTTCGCGCTCGCGCACTATCGCGGGCAGATGTCGGCGATGGCGCGCAAGCTCGGCATCGGCCGCTCCACGCTCTATCGCAAGATGAAGGAATACGGCCTCTTCCAGGGCGAGGCTCCGGACGGGGACGAGGAGGCGGCGTAGCCGTCGTCACCTGTCTCATGACGGCCACGCCCGGGGCGGAATGCCGCTCGTGGTGCATTGCGAGGGCCACGTGGAATTGATTTCGGGCGCCTGCGGCCGGATTCTAACGTAAAGGACGGCGGCTCGGCCGCTCGGGGGATTCGATGCGCGTGCGTTGGCTACACGCGACCTTGTCGGCGGCCGTGCTCCTCGCGAGCGGGGCGACGCTGGCTCGGGCGCAGGACATCGATCTCTTCGCGAACGCCGATCCGGCGGCGACCTCGAACATTCCGGTGAAGCCGGACATGCCGGCCGCTGCAGCTCCAGCCGCGCCGACGCCCGCCACCGTGCCCATGGCGAAGGCGAGCCTGACGATCGAGCCTTCGGACTGGTCTCCCGGCCATGCCGCGCCGGCGCAGCCCCAGGCGGAGACCGGCAAGCGCGGCGACGGCAAGACCGTATCGAAGCTCGACGATCCGGATACGGTCGTGAAGCCGGCCGTCCCGGCACCTTCCCAGGATCCGCTGGACACAGCCAAGCCCGCGGAGCCGGGCAAGGCGCCCGAACCCGCGGCCGCGCAAGTCGTGCCGCTGGCGCCGCTGCCGGCGGCGATCAAGGCGGCGCTCGACAAGCGCGGCGCGGCCGAAATCCGCGGCTTCGAGGCCGTCGAGCGGCGCAAGGAGCGCGCCGCCATCGCCGCCTACTACGCGGCGCGCAAGTACCAGCCGCTTTGGTCCGGGAACGGTGCAGCGATCGCCGCGGTCGACCCGGTGCTGGCGAGGCTCGCCAAGGCCGGCGACGACGCGCTCGGCGTCGCCGACATCCCGGCCAAGGTGGTCGCCAAGGGAACGGAGGACGAGGTCGCGTGGAGCGAGATCGCGATGACGGAGGCGGTGGTCGCCTACTCGCGCCAGGCCACCGGCGCTCGCGTCGACCCGCGGGTCATCAGCCCGCTGATCGGCGCGCGCCCACAGCTCGCCGACCCCGCCAAGGTGCTCGACGATGTCGCCGCAGCCGGTTCGGCGGCCGGGGACAGGCTGGCCGCCCTCAACCCCGTAGATCCGCGATATGCCGCGCTACGCGACAGGCTCGCGTCGCTGCATGGCGCCCGCGCGCCAGCGACGACGCCGATCCCGGCGGGTCCGGTGCTGCGGATCGGCATGCACGATGCCCGGGTGCCGCTGCTGCGCGCCCGCCTCGGCGTGATGGCGCTCGACCTCGTGGCCGATGCCGACGAGTACGACATGGAGCTGGCGGAGGCGGTCTCGGCCTACCAGCGCTCCAACGGGCTGCGCGTCTCTGGCCGCCTCGACACCGCCACCGCCGCCTCGCTGTCGGGTGCCGGCAAGGGCTCGTCTCTCGAGGGCGCGCTCGTCGCGAACATGGAGATGTGGCGCTGGATGCCGCGCGACCTCGGCAGCGACCGCATCGAGGTCGACGTGCCGGCCTACGTCGTCACCGTCTTCCACGATGGCGAGCCGGTTGCGACGAACCGCGTCGTGGTCGGCAAGCCCGACACGCCGACGCCGATCTTCTCGAACACGATGAAATACGCAATCGTCAATCCAGTGTGGAACGTGCCGCAGTCCATCATCAAGAAGGAGATGATGGCGAAGATCGATCGCGGTGGCGGCCTGCGCGGCTTCGAGGTGTCCTACAACCACGGCCAGCTCACGGTGAAGCAGCCGTCGGGGCCGAAGAATGCCCTCGGCCAGATCAAGTTCATGTTCCCGAACGACTTCTCGGTCTATCTGCACGACACGCCGTCGAAGTCGCTGTTCTCGGCGTCGAAGCGGGCGTTCAGCCACGGCTGCGTGCGCGTCGACCAGCCCTTCGACTTCGCCTTCAGCGTGCTGAACGACGGGGTGCCCGAGGGCGGCAAGGTCGTGTGGAGCCAGAAGCGGCTCGAGAAGATGATCGGCGACAGCGAGCGCTACGTGAACCTGCCGAAGCCGCTGCCGATCCACATCATGTACTTCACCGCGACCGCCGACGCCGAGACCGGCAAGGTGGTGCAGCGCGAGGATATCTACGGCTACGCCCGCGCCGTCACGGCGGCGCTCAAGGGGGAGGCGCGGCCCGCCGCCGCCGTTGTTGCCGAGCGCAAGCCACGTCGCACCGCGGAGCGGCCCGCGCGCGCCGCCACGGCACGGGCTGCGGTCGCGACCGACGAAGACCCGCGCTAGAGGGTATTCTTAGCGTCCCGGCGACGGCGGCGGCACGGAGCCCGCCGTCCTGAGCCCAAAAGCCTTCGCCAGGAACAGGCCGGCATGCGTCATCGCCGCGGCGTCGATGCCGTGGCCGACGCCGGCCGAGATATGCCATTGCGACGGCACGCCGACCTCGGCGAGGTCCTCTGCGGCGATGAACATCGCGTCGGCCGGGATGACCTCGTCGTTCGAGCCGTGGGTCAGCAGGATGGGCGGCGACGTCGGCGGCGGCACAAGATGCTCCGGCCCGACCAGCGTGCCCGAGAAGCCGACGATCGCCGCCGGCGAGCGGCGGCGGCGCAGGCCGACGTGCAGCGCCATCATCGTGCCCTGGCTGAAGCCGACCAGCGCCAGCTTGTCGTCGCCGAGCCCGTGCTTGGCCAGCTCGCCGTCGAGGAAGGCGTCGAGCACCGGCTGCGCCTTGTTGACGCCGACCCAGCGCTCCTCCGGATCGCGCGTGGTCAGCGAAAACCATTGTCGTCCCATCGGCGCCTGCGCGCAGGGTTCCGGCGCGTTCGGCGCGACGAACGCCGCGTCGGGCAGCAGCGGCTGCCACTGCCGGCCGATCTCGATCAGGTCCTTGCCGTCGGCGCCGTAGCCGTGCAGCAGCACGACGAGCTGCTTCACCGCGCCGCCTGCCGTGGCGTTCTTGGCGCCGAGGCGCGGTCCATCGAGGTCTGCCATCACCCTGCTTCCTTGGTCTCGGCGTCCGGCACCGGCGCGTCGAGCGTGGTCCGCGCCTTGCGCGTGGCGCTGTAATAGGCCCAAAGGCAGTGCGCGGCGACCCCTCTGAGCGGGCGCCAGCGCTCGCCGATCTCGCTCATCGCCTTCGTGTCGGGCCGGGCGTCGAGGCCGAGCACCAGCTTCGCCGCCTCTTGCAAGGCGAGGTCGCCGGCAGGCCAGGCATCCGCGTGACCGAGGCAGAAGAGCAGGAACACGTCGGCGGTCCATGGCCCGATGCCGCGAAGCGCGCAGAGCGCGGCATACGCCACCTCCGCATCCATGGTGGCGAGCCTTGCAAAGTCGAGCTGACCGGATGTCTGCGCCTCGGCGATCGCGCGCAACGTCTTGAGCTTCGGCATCGACAGGCCGCAGAGCTTGAGGTCCTCGTCGCTCGTCGCGTGCACGCGGGCCGCATCGAGCGCGCCGAGCCTCGCCTGTAGGCGTCCGAAGATCGCAGCGGCGGACGCCGTCGAGACCTGCTGCGCGACGACGATGCCGACGAGACCTTCGAAGCCGGCGGCACGACGCCGCAGCGCGGGGTTCGGCCGGTCGGCGACGGTGGTCGCGACGAGGTCGGGATCGATGACGGCAAGAGCCGCCAAGGCGCTGTCGAACACCGTCTGGTCCGCGAGGATAACGGGATGGGCCGCATCGGCCGCCTTCCGTTTCGTCCCGCGTCGCGCCGCCAAGTCCCGGTCTCCCCGCGCGATCCTTCCCAACGAGACCCGCGACGCTAGAATAGTCGTCGGAGCGCCGACGCACCATATGCGGGCGAGGCGAGTTGGCCGCCCCAGCCTGGATGCCCATGACCACCACGTTCAACCGGACCGTCACGCGCTTCGCCCCCTCCCCAAACGGGCACCTGCATCTCGGCCACGCCTATTCCGCGTTGATGAACCAGCTCATCGCGCGCGAGACCGGCGGCCGCCAGCTGATGCGCATGGAGGACATCGACACGACGCGCTGCCGCCCGGAGTTCGAGGCCTCGATCTGCGACGACCTGACGTGGCTCGGCTTTGCCTGGGAGACGCCGCTGCGCCGGCAGTCCGAGCATCTCAAAGCCTATGCGGCGGCGCTCGACAGCCTCGAGCGGCGCGGCCTCGTCTATCCCTGCTTCTGCTCGCGCGGCGACATCATGTCGGTGGTCGCGCCACGGCCCTCGTGGCCCACCGATCCCGACGGCACGCCGCTCTATGCCGGCACCTGCAAGCACCTGTCGCAGAAGGAGCGCGACCGCCGTCTCGCCGCCGGCGAGAAGGCGAGCTACCGCCTCGACATGGATCGTGCCTTGCGTCTCGTCGACCGCGACCTGACATGGAGCGAGTACCGCGAGAGCGGTCGCCCGCACGACCACGCGGCCTCGCCGTCGATCTGGGGCGACGCCGTGCTCGCCCGCCGCGACATCGCGAC
This Beijerinckiaceae bacterium RH AL1 DNA region includes the following protein-coding sequences:
- a CDS encoding Murein L,D-transpeptidase YcbB/YkuD (ID:RHAL1_00145;~source:Prodigal:2.6); this encodes MRVRWLHATLSAAVLLASGATLARAQDIDLFANADPAATSNIPVKPDMPAAAAPAAPTPATVPMAKASLTIEPSDWSPGHAAPAQPQAETGKRGDGKTVSKLDDPDTVVKPAVPAPSQDPLDTAKPAEPGKAPEPAAAQVVPLAPLPAAIKAALDKRGAAEIRGFEAVERRKERAAIAAYYAARKYQPLWSGNGAAIAAVDPVLARLAKAGDDALGVADIPAKVVAKGTEDEVAWSEIAMTEAVVAYSRQATGARVDPRVISPLIGARPQLADPAKVLDDVAAAGSAAGDRLAALNPVDPRYAALRDRLASLHGARAPATTPIPAGPVLRIGMHDARVPLLRARLGVMALDLVADADEYDMELAEAVSAYQRSNGLRVSGRLDTATAASLSGAGKGSSLEGALVANMEMWRWMPRDLGSDRIEVDVPAYVVTVFHDGEPVATNRVVVGKPDTPTPIFSNTMKYAIVNPVWNVPQSIIKKEMMAKIDRGGGLRGFEVSYNHGQLTVKQPSGPKNALGQIKFMFPNDFSVYLHDTPSKSLFSASKRAFSHGCVRVDQPFDFAFSVLNDGVPEGGKVVWSQKRLEKMIGDSERYVNLPKPLPIHIMYFTATADAETGKVVQREDIYGYARAVTAALKGEARPAAAVVAERKPRRTAERPARAATARAAVATDEDPR
- a CDS encoding Phospholipase (ID:RHAL1_00146;~source:Prodigal:2.6) yields the protein MADLDGPRLGAKNATAGGAVKQLVVLLHGYGADGKDLIEIGRQWQPLLPDAAFVAPNAPEPCAQAPMGRQWFSLTTRDPEERWVGVNKAQPVLDAFLDGELAKHGLGDDKLALVGFSQGTMMALHVGLRRRRSPAAIVGFSGTLVGPEHLVPPPTSPPILLTHGSNDEVIPADAMFIAAEDLAEVGVPSQWHISAGVGHGIDAAAMTHAGLFLAKAFGLRTAGSVPPPSPGR
- a CDS encoding DNA-3-methyladenine glycosylase II (ID:RHAL1_00147;~source:Prodigal:2.6) translates to MAARRGTKRKAADAAHPVILADQTVFDSALAALAVIDPDLVATTVADRPNPALRRRAAGFEGLVGIVVAQQVSTASAAAIFGRLQARLGALDAARVHATSDEDLKLCGLSMPKLKTLRAIAEAQTSGQLDFARLATMDAEVAYAALCALRGIGPWTADVFLLFCLGHADAWPAGDLALQEAAKLVLGLDARPDTKAMSEIGERWRPLRGVAAHCLWAYYSATRKARTTLDAPVPDAETKEAG
- the gluQ gene encoding Glutamyl-Q tRNA(Asp) synthetase (ID:RHAL1_00148;~source:Prodigal:2.6); the encoded protein is MTTTFNRTVTRFAPSPNGHLHLGHAYSALMNQLIARETGGRQLMRMEDIDTTRCRPEFEASICDDLTWLGFAWETPLRRQSEHLKAYAAALDSLERRGLVYPCFCSRGDIMSVVAPRPSWPTDPDGTPLYAGTCKHLSQKERDRRLAAGEKASYRLDMDRALRLVDRDLTWSEYRESGRPHDHAASPSIWGDAVLARRDIATSYHIAVVIDDAAQGVTDVVRGEDLFQATSLHRLLQDLLDLPAPSYHHHRLLRDAAGQKLAKSLRAKSLRTFRQEGRSREEVLARIGLPTRAMGQVQA